A window from Triticum aestivum cultivar Chinese Spring chromosome 6D, IWGSC CS RefSeq v2.1, whole genome shotgun sequence encodes these proteins:
- the LOC100873129 gene encoding transcription factor MYB30 yields the protein MVRAPCCEKLGLKRGPWTAKEDMTLVAHIEKHGHSNWRALPKQAGLLRCGKSCRLRWINYLRPDIKRGNFTSEEEEAIIQLHAMLGNRWSTIAARLPGRTDNEIKNVWHTHLKKRLESSSKPSGQAAPKRKAKKPAVAGSAIEGPTSEPASSSPGQSLSMSPEQSLSTSSAADYSMASSLENTGSSSSESEEFQIDDSFWSETLAMSVDSSGSGMETGDTFGADSLSPSSSNNEMDFWVTLFMQAGDMQSLSQI from the coding sequence ATGGTGAGGGCTCCTTGCTGCGAGAAGTTGGGGCTCAAGAGAGGCCCGTGGACGGCGAAGGAGGACATGACCCTGGTGGCTCACATCGAGAAGCACGGGCACAGCAACTGGCGGGCGCTGCCGAAGCAGGCCGGCCTGCTGCGCTGCGGCAAGAGCTGCCGCCTCCGATGGATCAACTACCTGCGCCCCGACATCAAGCGCGGCAACTTCaccagcgaggaggaagaagccatCATCCAACTCCACGCCATGCTCGGCAACAGATGGTCCACCATTGCCGCCAGGCTGCCTGGGAGGACGGACAACGAGATCAAGAACGTCTGGCACACACACCTCAAGAAGCGACTCGAGTCCTCGTCCAAGCCATCCGGCCAGGCAGCGCCTAAGCGCAAAGCCAAGAAGCCTGCTGTGGCTGGGAGCGCGATCGAGGGACCGACCTCCGAGCCGGCGTCGTCGTCACCGGGGCAGTCCCTCTCGATGTCGCCGGAGCAGTCCCTCTCGACGTCGTCCGCTGCTGACTACTCGATGGCCTCGTCGTTGGAGAACACGGGAAGCTCTTCCTCGGAGTCGGAGGAGTTCCAGATTGACGACAGCTTCTGGTCGGAGACACTGGCGATGTCGGTGGACAGCTCCGGTTCCGGGATGGAAACCGGCGACACCTTCGGCGCAGATAGTTTATCGCCGTCGTCGAGCAACAATGAGATGGACTTCTGGGTCACACTGTTCATGCAGGCTGGTGACATGCAGAGTTTGTCACAGATTTAA